A part of Xenopus tropicalis strain Nigerian chromosome 4, UCB_Xtro_10.0, whole genome shotgun sequence genomic DNA contains:
- the ddb1 gene encoding DNA damage-binding protein 1 yields MSYNYVVTAQKPTAVNACVTGHFTSEDDLNLLIAKNTRLEIYVVTPEGLRPVKEVGMYGKIAVMELFRPKGESKDLLFILTAKYNACILEYKQNGDSIDIITRAHGNVQDRIGRPSETGIIGIIDPDCRMIGLRLYDGLFKVIPLERDNKELKAFNIRLEELHVIDVKFLYSCQAPTICFVYQDPQGRHVKTYEVSLREKEFSKGPWKQENVEAEASMVIAVPEPFGGAIIIGQESITYHNGDKYLAIAPPIIKQSTIVCHNRVDVNGSRYLLGDMEGRLFMLLLEKEEQMDGSVTLKDLRVELLGETSIAECLTYLDNGVVFVGSRLGDSQLVKLTAESNEQGSYVVVMETFTNLGPIVDMCVVDLERQGQGQLVTCSGAFKEGSLRIIRNGIGIHEHASIDLPGIKGLWPLRVAADRDTDDTLVLSFVGQTRVLTLTGEEVEETDLAGFVDDQQTFFCGNVAHQQLIQITSASVRLVAQNPQSLVSEWKEPQGRKVSVCSCNSRQVLLAVGRVLYYLEIHPGELRQISCTEMEHEVACLDVTPLGGSDTLSSLCAIGLWTDISARILSLPGFQLLHKEMLGGEIIPRSILMTSFESSHYLLCALGDGALFYFSLNTDTGLLSDRKKVTLGTQPTVLRTFRSLSTTNVFACSDRPTVIYSSNHKLVFSNVNLKEVNYMCPLNSEGYPDSLALANNSTLTIGTIDEIQKLHIRTVPLYESPRKICYQEVSQCFGVLSSRIEVQDASGGSSPLRPSASTQALSSSVSCSKLFSGSTSPHETSFGEEVEVHNLLIIDQHTFEVLHTHQFLQNEYTLSLVSCKLGKDPTTYFVVGTAMVYPDEAEPKQGRIVVFQYNDGKLQTVAEKEVKGAVYSMVEFNGKLLASINSTVRLYEWTAEKELRTECNHYNNIMALYLKTKGDFILVGDLMRSVLLLAYKPMEGNFEEIARDFNPNWMSAVEILDDDNFLGAENAFNLFVCQKDSAATTDEERQHLQEVGLFHLGEFVNVFCHGSLVMQNLGETSPPTQGSVLFGTVNGMIGLVTSLSESWYNLLLDVQNRLNKVIKSVGKIEHSFWRSFHTERKTEPATGFIDGDLIESFLDISRPKMQEVIANLQIDDGSGMKRETTVDDLIKVVEELTRIH; encoded by the exons GGCACTTCACATCTGAAGATGACCTGAATCTTCTGATAGCAAAAAATACCCGGCTAGAGATCTATGTGGTAACACCAGAAGGTCTGAGGCCAGTCAAGGAGGTTGGAATGTATGGCAAAATTGCAGTGATGGAGCTCTTCAGGCCTAAG GGTGAGAGTAAAGACTTGCTATTTATACTGACCGCTAAATACAATGCATGTATTTTGGAGTACAAACAGAACGGGGACAGCATTGATATCATAACTCGTGCACATGGCAACGTACAG GATCGCATTGGCCGCCCTTCTGAAACTGGCATCATTGGGATCATTGACCCGGACTGCAGAATGATTGGTCTTCGTCTTTATGATGGGCTGTTCAAAGTGATACCATTAGAGCGGGACAATAAAGAGTTGAAGGCCTTTAACATTCGCTTGGAGGAGCTGCATGTCATTGATGTGAAGTTCCTGTATAGTTGTCAGGCCCCCACTATTTGCTTTGTGTATCAGGACCCCCAAGGCAGACATGTTAAGACGTATGAAGTTTCTCTGAGGGAGAAGGAGTTCAGCAAGGGACCCTGGAAACAAGAAAATGTAGAGGCAGAAGCATCTATGGTCATTGCAG TTCCAGAGCCTTTCGGGGGTGCCATTATCATTGGCCAAGAGTCCATTACCTACCACAATGGAGACAAGTACCTAGCAATAGCACCTCCCATTATCAAG CAAAGCACCATTGTGTGCCATAACCGAGTAGATGTCAATGGTTCGCGGTATCTGCTGGGTGACATGGAGGGCCGCCTGTTTATGCTTTTAttggagaaggaggagcagatGGATGGAAGTGTCACACTGAAGGATCTGCGTGTGGAATTACTAGGAGag acTTCCATTGCTGAATGTCTGACTTATTTAGACAATGGAGTTGTGTTTGTGGGCTCTCGTCTCGGAGATTCCCAGCTGGTGAAG CTTACAGCAGAGAGCAACGAACAGGGATCATACGTTGTTGTTATGGAAACTTTCACAAACTTGGGCCCCATTGTAGACATGTGTGTTGTGGATCTGGAGAGGCAAGGACAGGGGCAG TTAGTGACCTGCTCTGGAGCCTTTAAGGAGGGTTCTTTAAGGATTATCCGAAATGGAATTGGGATCCACGAACATGCCAGTATCGACCTTCCTGGGATTAAAG GTCTTTGGCCTCTCAGAGTTGCTGCTGATCGTGACACAGATGACACATTGGTTTTGTCTTTTGTGGGACAAACAAG AGTCCTCACCCTTACAGGAGAAGAAGTCGAGGAAACAGACTTGGCTGGTTTCGTTGATGATCAGCAGACATTTTTCTGTGGGAATGTTGCACATCAGCAGCTTATTCAG ATCACATCAGCCTCAGTACGGCTGGTAGCTCAAAACCCACAGAGCTTGGTGAGTGAATGGAAAGAACCACAGGGCCGTAAGGTTAGCGTCTGCTCCTGCAACAGTCGACAGGTGCTGCTTGCTGTGGGTAGAGTTTTGTATTACTTGGAGATCCACCCTGGAGAACTGCGACAGATCAG CTGCACAGAAATGGAGCATGAGGTGGCCTGTCTGGATGTCACGCCTCTCGGAGGAAGCGATACTCTTTCCTCTCTTTGTGCCATAGGGCTTTGGACTGACATCTCTGCACGGATCCTCAGCCTGCCAGGCTTCCAGCTGTTGCACAAGGAGATGCTGGGTGGAG AAATAATCCCACGTTCCATCCTCATGACTTCGTTCGAAAGCAGTCACTACTTGCTTTGTGCACTTGGAGATGGTGCCCTGTTCTACTTCAGTCTAAACACAGACACAG gACTTCTGAGCGATAGGAAAAAGGTTACTTTGGGAACACAGCCCACAGTACTCAGGACTTTCAGATCTCTGTCTACCACTAATGTGTTTGCCTGCTCTGATCGTCCTACGGTAATCTACAGCAGCAACCACAAGCTGGTCTTTTCCAATGTCAACTTAAAGGAGGTCAACTATATGTGCCCCCTGAACTCTGAGGGATACCCTGACAG CTTGGCCTTAGCCAATAACAGCACCCTGACAATTGGAACCATCGATGAAATACAGAAGCTACATATCCGCACAGTGCCCCTGTATGAGTCTCCCAG aaaGATATGCTATCAGGAAGTCTCTCAGTGCTTTGGGGTTCTTTCCAGCCGTATTGAGGTGCAGGATGCTAGTGGGGGTAGCTCTCCTCTTAGACCTAGTGCCAGCACACAG GCACTCTCCAGCAGTGTTAGCTGCAGTAAATTGTTCTCTGGAAGTACATCCCCACATGAAACGTCTTTTGGGGAAGAGGTTGAAGTTCACAATTTACTAATCATTGATCAGCACACATTTGAAG TGCTGCACACACACCAGTTCCTGCAAAATGAGTATACCCTTAGCTTGGTTTCCTGTAAACTAGGGAAGGATCCAACCACTTACTTTGTGGTGGGGACTGCCATGGTGTATCCAGATGAAGCTGAACCAAAGCAGGGAAGGATCGTAGTTTTCCAATATAATGATG GAAAGCTGCAAACGGTGGCAGAAAAGGAGGTGAAAGGAGCTGTTTATTCTATGGTGGAATTCAATGGGAAGCTGCTAGCAAGTATCAACAGCACG GTACGACTCTATGAGTGGACTGCTGAAAAGGAATTGCGAACAGAGTGCAACCACTACAACAATATCATGGCTTTGTATCTCAAAACTAAGGGCGATTTCATTTTGGTGGGAGACTTGATGCGCTCAGTGCTGCTGTTGGCTTATAAACCGATGGAAGGAAACTTTGAGGAG ATCGCACGAGATTTTAATCCAAACTGGATGAGCGCCGTGGAGATTTTAGACGACGACAATTTCCTGGGAGCCGAGAAtgcttttaatttatttgtgtgtCAGAAAGACAG TGCTGCTACTACTGATGAGGAGCGGCAGCATTTACAGGAAGTTGGTCTCTTTCATCTGGGCGAATTTGTTAACGTCTTCTGTCATGGCTCCCTGGTGATGCAGAATCTGGGTGAGACATCCCCACCTACACAGGGCTCTGTACTCTTTGGCACAGTCAATGGAATGATTG GTCTTGTTACCTCGCTTTCTGAGAGCTGGTACAATCTTCTTCTAGATGTTCAGAACAGACTCAACAAAGTAATCAAAAGCGTTGGCAAGATCGAACACTCCTT TTGGAGGTCATTTCACACAGAGAGAAAGACTGAACCGGCCACAGGATTCATAGATGGAGATCTGATCGAGAGCTTCCTTGACATTAGTCGGCCAAAGATGCAGGAAGTCATTGCAAATCTACAG ATTGATGACGGCAGTGGGATGAAAAGGGAGACCACGGTTGATGACTTGATAAAGGTAGTGGAAGAACTGACAAGGATTCACTGA